Proteins encoded by one window of Vespula pensylvanica isolate Volc-1 chromosome 6, ASM1446617v1, whole genome shotgun sequence:
- the LOC122629810 gene encoding membrane-associated guanylate kinase, WW and PDZ domain-containing protein 2-like isoform X3, which translates to MATKTDDAASVDNTNDGESMDKEILTLASNDERNHRIPPTYMYNTGSEQSTGTLDQEQGGINRNQATEDQLGPLPPNWEKAFTDTGEVYFIDHNTGTSHWLDPRLSKFQKRSLEECLDDELPYGWEKIDDTLYGTYFIDHVNRRTQYENPVLQAKRAQQNLIDRKSPNFTRNPDKLKGQRIRTTLIKSARGLGFTIVGGDDTVEEFLQIKSVVPNGPAWLDGKLQTGDVLVYVNNTCVLGFTHNEMVNVFKSIGSGETVTLEVCRGYPLPFDPNDPNTEVVTTIAVNAPDVLTEEPGMYMDLGPPLQSNSRFNFLDSTFLPVHNLQNGENLATTSVNSMPDLCISDKINTIKRPSSTDILLSENSEINECKDSPVSSKSEFLSIAIVKGAMGFGFTIADSAHGQKVKKILDRQRCKNLMEGDILVSINDINVRNMCHSEVVQVLKDCPRNEEALVHVQRTTMKSKEKKEKNTQDFFRNTRSHPKSPTATSRPNWNEVQSENELNPLDTRYKYSEYSHSMYYSDPYKANITNLTDSFATMTNLDDESVRNVTKHDWVTNDKLNINNDLYSINISHHENILKQNGSIHSDYYKDLYAVQSHSQYNETDYNVYSIGQEQNVDTGEIWDKRKETTSFEHEQPHSSSIARYPQYSNELVCPIVPDIEWIETLVTLVRQDTGFGFRIVGGTEEGSQQVSVGHIVPGGAADLDNRLNTGDLIMSVDGESVMNSSHHHVVQLMIAAAQNGRVTLGIRRRINTQEHLQDNLQASNDIIIHSRQMNLQYPYDVTVTRMENEGFGFVIISSVNKAGSTIGRIIEGSPAERCGRLNVGDHILAVNHVDITNVCHKDIVNLIKDSGYSVTLTIGYPLDDCCSSTSLSQKDEPTGEGDGGQYHAVELTRGTRGFGFSIRGGREFQNMPLFVLQIAENGPASIDNRLRVGDQIIEINGINTKNMTHTEAIEIIRNGGPSVRLLVRRGCQMPSVSNLTLDQISIRPIGEGTPQRHLLKLDEMGVHPKKHPKVRFSILLNCCSSKKRYL; encoded by the exons ATGGCTACAAAAACAGATGATGCAGCATCAGTTGACAATACAAATGatg gaGAAAGTATGGATAAGGAAATATTAACTCTTGCTAGTAATGATGAAAGAAATCACCGTATCCCAccaacatatatgtataatacaggATCTGAACAAAGTACCGGTACCTTGGATCAAGAACAAGGTGGAATTAATCGTAATCAAGCTACTGAAGATCAACTTGGACCTTTGCCACCAAATTGGGAAAAGGCTTTTACAGATACTGgagaagtatattttataga CCATAATACAGGAACATCTCATTGGTTGGATCCACGATTGTCAAAATTTCAGAAAAGATCTTTGGAAGAATGTCTAGATGATGAATTACCATATGGATGGGAAAAAATAGATGATACTCTTTATGGGACATATTTTATTGATCATGTAAATCGTAGGACACAATATGAAAATCCGGTTCTGCAAGCAAAGCGAGCACAACAAAATTTGATTGATAGAAAGAGTCCAAATTTTACAAGAAATCCAGACAAATTAAAGGGTCAAAGAATAAGAACTACTTTAATAAAAAGTGCAAGAGGGTTAGGTTTTACTATAGTTGGTGGAGATGATACCGTGGAAGAAtttcttcaaataaaaagTGTTGTACCAAATGGTCCAGCATGGTTGGATGGAAAACTACAAACGG gTGATGTATtggtatatgtaaataatacatGTGTGTTGGGATTCACTCACAATGAAATGGTAAATGTGTTTAAATCAATTGGGAGTGGTGAAACTGTTACACTAGAAGTATGTAGAGGTTATCCACTACCATTTGATCCAAATGATCCAAATACTGAAGTTGTTACTACGATAGCAGTTAATGCGCCAG acgtTTTAACCGAAGAACCAGGCATGTACATGGATTTAGGACCTCCTTTACAATCAAATTCACGTTTCAATTTTCTAGATTCTACATTTTTGCCAGTACATAATCTGCAGAATGGTGAAAATCTTGCTACAACATCTGTGAATTCTATGCCTGACCTTTGCATTTCAgacaaaattaatacaattaagcGACCAAGTAGTACAGATATTCTTTTGTCAGAAAATAGTGAAATTAATGAATGTAAAGACTCTCCAGTGTCTTCCAAATCAGAATTTCTGAGTATTGCTATAGTAAAAGGAGCAATGGGATTTGGTTTTACTATAGCAGATTCTGCACATGGtcaaaaagttaaaaagataTTGGATCGCCAACGTTGTAAGAATTTGATGGAAGGTGATATATTGGTTAGTATAAATGATATCAATGTAAGGAATATGTGTCACTCAGAAGTTGTCCAAGTATTAAAAGATTGTCCACGCAATGAAGAAGCGCTTGTTCACGTTCAAAGGACCACAAtgaaatctaaagaaaaaaaggaaaaaaacactCAAGATTTTTTCAGAA ATACAAGAAGTCATCCTAAATCTCCTACAGCAACAAGTAGACCAAACTGGAATGAAGTACAAAGTGAAAATGAATTGAATCCACTTGATAcccgatataaatattctgaATATAGTCATAGCATGTATTATAGTGATCCATATAAAGCAAACATTACGAACTTAACAGACAGCTTTGCTACCATGACAAATTTGGATGATGAATCTGTAAGAAATGTTACAAAACATGATTGGGTGACAAATGATAAactgaatataaataatgactTATATTCAATTAACATTTCTCatcatgaaaatatattaaaacaaaatggaaGTATACATTCCGattattataaagatttatacgCCGTACAATCGCATTCCCAATATAATGAAACAGATTATAATGTTTACTCAATTGGTCAAGAACAAAATGTTGACACTGGTGAAATTTGGGATAAGCGAAAGGAAACTACTAGTTTTGAACATGAACAACCACATTCCAGTTCTATAGCAcg GTATCCACAGTATAGTAATGAATTGGTCTGCCCAATTGTACCTGATATAGAATGGATTGAAACACTTGTGACATTAGTCAGACAAGATACAGGGTTTGGATTTAGAATAGTGGGTGGTACAGAAGAGGGATCTCAG CAGGTTTCTGTTGGTCATATTGTACCTGGTGGTGCAGCAGATCTTGATAACAGACTGAATACAGGCGATTTAATTATGTCTGTTGATGGAGAAAGTGTAATGAATTCTTCACACCATCATGTAGTGCAATTAATGATAGCTGCAGCTCAAAATGGCCGAGTTACTTTGGGAATACGTCGCCGTATTAATACTCAAGAGCATTTACAAGATAATCTCCAAGCttcaaatgatataataattcatagtAGACAAATGAATCTCCAATATCCTTATGATGTGACAGTTACTAGAATGGAAAATGAAGGATTTggttttgtaattatatcgtCGGTTAATAAAGCTGGCTCTACGATTGGTAGAATAATTGAAGGATCTCCGGCGGAACGGTGTGGACGATTAAATGTTGGAGATCATATATTAGCTGTTAATCATGTTGATATAACAAATGTATGTCATAAAGATATCGTGAATCTAATCAAAGATTCTGGATATTCTGTGACATTAACAATTGGTTATCCTCTTGATGATTGTTGTAGCAGTACATCTTTATCTCAAAAG GATGAACCAACAGGAGAAGGAGATGGAGGTCAATATCATGCTGTTGAATTAACCCGTGGCACTCGAGGATTTGGATTTAGTATACGTGGCGGGCGCGAATTTCAGAATATGCCACTGTTTGTGTTGCAAATTGCTGAAAATGGACCTGCAtctatcgataatcgattgaGG GTTGGTGatcaaataatcgaaataaatggtATCAATACTAAAAATATGACACACACTGAAGcgattgaaattattcgtaatGGTGGTCCTTCGGTTCGCCTGTTAGTACGACGTGGCTGTCAAATGCCATCAGTG AGTAATCTCACACTCGACCAAATAAGTATTCGACCAATTGGTGAGGGCACCCCACAAAGGcatttattgaaattagaCGAGATGGGTGTGCACCCTAAAAAACATCCGAAAGTTcgattttccattttattgaACTGCTGTTCATCTAAAAAGAGATATCTATAG
- the LOC122629810 gene encoding membrane-associated guanylate kinase, WW and PDZ domain-containing protein 1-like isoform X2, translating into MATKTDDAASVDNTNDGESMDKEILTLASNDERNHRIPPTYMYNTGSEQSTGTLDQEQGGINRNQATEDQLGPLPPNWEKAFTDTGEVYFIDHNTGTSHWLDPRLSKFQKRSLEECLDDELPYGWEKIDDTLYGTYFIDHVNRRTQYENPVLQAKRAQQNLIDRKSPNFTRNPDKLKGQRIRTTLIKSARGLGFTIVGGDDTVEEFLQIKSVVPNGPAWLDGKLQTGDVLVYVNNTCVLGFTHNEMVNVFKSIGSGETVTLEVCRGYPLPFDPNDPNTEVVTTIAVNAPDVLTEEPGMYMDLGPPLQSNSRFNFLDSTFLPVHNLQNGENLATTSVNSMPDLCISDKINTIKRPSSTDILLSENSEINECKDSPVSSKSEFLSIAIVKGAMGFGFTIADSAHGQKVKKILDRQRCKNLMEGDILVSINDINVRNMCHSEVVQVLKDCPRNEEALVHVQRTTMKSKEKKEKNTQDFFRSKTPTADIYSTQSKTIIPSRPKTPLIDTRSHPKSPTATSRPNWNEVQSENELNPLDTRYKYSEYSHSMYYSDPYKANITNLTDSFATMTNLDDESVRNVTKHDWVTNDKLNINNDLYSINISHHENILKQNGSIHSDYYKDLYAVQSHSQYNETDYNVYSIGQEQNVDTGEIWDKRKETTSFEHEQPHSSSIARYPQYSNELVCPIVPDIEWIETLVTLVRQDTGFGFRIVGGTEEGSQVSVGHIVPGGAADLDNRLNTGDLIMSVDGESVMNSSHHHVVQLMIAAAQNGRVTLGIRRRINTQEHLQDNLQASNDIIIHSRQMNLQYPYDVTVTRMENEGFGFVIISSVNKAGSTIGRIIEGSPAERCGRLNVGDHILAVNHVDITNVCHKDIVNLIKDSGYSVTLTIGYPLDDCCSSTSLSQKDEPTGEGDGGQYHAVELTRGTRGFGFSIRGGREFQNMPLFVLQIAENGPASIDNRLRVGDQIIEINGINTKNMTHTEAIEIIRNGGPSVRLLVRRGCQMPSVSNLTLDQISIRPIGEGTPQRHLLKLDEMGVHPKKHPKVRFSILLNCCSSKKRYL; encoded by the exons ATGGCTACAAAAACAGATGATGCAGCATCAGTTGACAATACAAATGatg gaGAAAGTATGGATAAGGAAATATTAACTCTTGCTAGTAATGATGAAAGAAATCACCGTATCCCAccaacatatatgtataatacaggATCTGAACAAAGTACCGGTACCTTGGATCAAGAACAAGGTGGAATTAATCGTAATCAAGCTACTGAAGATCAACTTGGACCTTTGCCACCAAATTGGGAAAAGGCTTTTACAGATACTGgagaagtatattttataga CCATAATACAGGAACATCTCATTGGTTGGATCCACGATTGTCAAAATTTCAGAAAAGATCTTTGGAAGAATGTCTAGATGATGAATTACCATATGGATGGGAAAAAATAGATGATACTCTTTATGGGACATATTTTATTGATCATGTAAATCGTAGGACACAATATGAAAATCCGGTTCTGCAAGCAAAGCGAGCACAACAAAATTTGATTGATAGAAAGAGTCCAAATTTTACAAGAAATCCAGACAAATTAAAGGGTCAAAGAATAAGAACTACTTTAATAAAAAGTGCAAGAGGGTTAGGTTTTACTATAGTTGGTGGAGATGATACCGTGGAAGAAtttcttcaaataaaaagTGTTGTACCAAATGGTCCAGCATGGTTGGATGGAAAACTACAAACGG gTGATGTATtggtatatgtaaataatacatGTGTGTTGGGATTCACTCACAATGAAATGGTAAATGTGTTTAAATCAATTGGGAGTGGTGAAACTGTTACACTAGAAGTATGTAGAGGTTATCCACTACCATTTGATCCAAATGATCCAAATACTGAAGTTGTTACTACGATAGCAGTTAATGCGCCAG acgtTTTAACCGAAGAACCAGGCATGTACATGGATTTAGGACCTCCTTTACAATCAAATTCACGTTTCAATTTTCTAGATTCTACATTTTTGCCAGTACATAATCTGCAGAATGGTGAAAATCTTGCTACAACATCTGTGAATTCTATGCCTGACCTTTGCATTTCAgacaaaattaatacaattaagcGACCAAGTAGTACAGATATTCTTTTGTCAGAAAATAGTGAAATTAATGAATGTAAAGACTCTCCAGTGTCTTCCAAATCAGAATTTCTGAGTATTGCTATAGTAAAAGGAGCAATGGGATTTGGTTTTACTATAGCAGATTCTGCACATGGtcaaaaagttaaaaagataTTGGATCGCCAACGTTGTAAGAATTTGATGGAAGGTGATATATTGGTTAGTATAAATGATATCAATGTAAGGAATATGTGTCACTCAGAAGTTGTCCAAGTATTAAAAGATTGTCCACGCAATGAAGAAGCGCTTGTTCACGTTCAAAGGACCACAAtgaaatctaaagaaaaaaaggaaaaaaacactCAAGATTTTTTCAGAAGTAAGACTCCTACTGCAGATATTTACAGTACTCAATCTAAAACAATAATACCTAGTAGACCAAAAACACCATTAATAGATACAAGAAGTCATCCTAAATCTCCTACAGCAACAAGTAGACCAAACTGGAATGAAGTACAAAGTGAAAATGAATTGAATCCACTTGATAcccgatataaatattctgaATATAGTCATAGCATGTATTATAGTGATCCATATAAAGCAAACATTACGAACTTAACAGACAGCTTTGCTACCATGACAAATTTGGATGATGAATCTGTAAGAAATGTTACAAAACATGATTGGGTGACAAATGATAAactgaatataaataatgactTATATTCAATTAACATTTCTCatcatgaaaatatattaaaacaaaatggaaGTATACATTCCGattattataaagatttatacgCCGTACAATCGCATTCCCAATATAATGAAACAGATTATAATGTTTACTCAATTGGTCAAGAACAAAATGTTGACACTGGTGAAATTTGGGATAAGCGAAAGGAAACTACTAGTTTTGAACATGAACAACCACATTCCAGTTCTATAGCAcg GTATCCACAGTATAGTAATGAATTGGTCTGCCCAATTGTACCTGATATAGAATGGATTGAAACACTTGTGACATTAGTCAGACAAGATACAGGGTTTGGATTTAGAATAGTGGGTGGTACAGAAGAGGGATCTCAG GTTTCTGTTGGTCATATTGTACCTGGTGGTGCAGCAGATCTTGATAACAGACTGAATACAGGCGATTTAATTATGTCTGTTGATGGAGAAAGTGTAATGAATTCTTCACACCATCATGTAGTGCAATTAATGATAGCTGCAGCTCAAAATGGCCGAGTTACTTTGGGAATACGTCGCCGTATTAATACTCAAGAGCATTTACAAGATAATCTCCAAGCttcaaatgatataataattcatagtAGACAAATGAATCTCCAATATCCTTATGATGTGACAGTTACTAGAATGGAAAATGAAGGATTTggttttgtaattatatcgtCGGTTAATAAAGCTGGCTCTACGATTGGTAGAATAATTGAAGGATCTCCGGCGGAACGGTGTGGACGATTAAATGTTGGAGATCATATATTAGCTGTTAATCATGTTGATATAACAAATGTATGTCATAAAGATATCGTGAATCTAATCAAAGATTCTGGATATTCTGTGACATTAACAATTGGTTATCCTCTTGATGATTGTTGTAGCAGTACATCTTTATCTCAAAAG GATGAACCAACAGGAGAAGGAGATGGAGGTCAATATCATGCTGTTGAATTAACCCGTGGCACTCGAGGATTTGGATTTAGTATACGTGGCGGGCGCGAATTTCAGAATATGCCACTGTTTGTGTTGCAAATTGCTGAAAATGGACCTGCAtctatcgataatcgattgaGG GTTGGTGatcaaataatcgaaataaatggtATCAATACTAAAAATATGACACACACTGAAGcgattgaaattattcgtaatGGTGGTCCTTCGGTTCGCCTGTTAGTACGACGTGGCTGTCAAATGCCATCAGTG AGTAATCTCACACTCGACCAAATAAGTATTCGACCAATTGGTGAGGGCACCCCACAAAGGcatttattgaaattagaCGAGATGGGTGTGCACCCTAAAAAACATCCGAAAGTTcgattttccattttattgaACTGCTGTTCATCTAAAAAGAGATATCTATAG
- the LOC122629810 gene encoding membrane-associated guanylate kinase, WW and PDZ domain-containing protein 1-like isoform X1, with amino-acid sequence MATKTDDAASVDNTNDGESMDKEILTLASNDERNHRIPPTYMYNTGSEQSTGTLDQEQGGINRNQATEDQLGPLPPNWEKAFTDTGEVYFIDHNTGTSHWLDPRLSKFQKRSLEECLDDELPYGWEKIDDTLYGTYFIDHVNRRTQYENPVLQAKRAQQNLIDRKSPNFTRNPDKLKGQRIRTTLIKSARGLGFTIVGGDDTVEEFLQIKSVVPNGPAWLDGKLQTGDVLVYVNNTCVLGFTHNEMVNVFKSIGSGETVTLEVCRGYPLPFDPNDPNTEVVTTIAVNAPDVLTEEPGMYMDLGPPLQSNSRFNFLDSTFLPVHNLQNGENLATTSVNSMPDLCISDKINTIKRPSSTDILLSENSEINECKDSPVSSKSEFLSIAIVKGAMGFGFTIADSAHGQKVKKILDRQRCKNLMEGDILVSINDINVRNMCHSEVVQVLKDCPRNEEALVHVQRTTMKSKEKKEKNTQDFFRSKTPTADIYSTQSKTIIPSRPKTPLIDTRSHPKSPTATSRPNWNEVQSENELNPLDTRYKYSEYSHSMYYSDPYKANITNLTDSFATMTNLDDESVRNVTKHDWVTNDKLNINNDLYSINISHHENILKQNGSIHSDYYKDLYAVQSHSQYNETDYNVYSIGQEQNVDTGEIWDKRKETTSFEHEQPHSSSIARYPQYSNELVCPIVPDIEWIETLVTLVRQDTGFGFRIVGGTEEGSQQVSVGHIVPGGAADLDNRLNTGDLIMSVDGESVMNSSHHHVVQLMIAAAQNGRVTLGIRRRINTQEHLQDNLQASNDIIIHSRQMNLQYPYDVTVTRMENEGFGFVIISSVNKAGSTIGRIIEGSPAERCGRLNVGDHILAVNHVDITNVCHKDIVNLIKDSGYSVTLTIGYPLDDCCSSTSLSQKDEPTGEGDGGQYHAVELTRGTRGFGFSIRGGREFQNMPLFVLQIAENGPASIDNRLRVGDQIIEINGINTKNMTHTEAIEIIRNGGPSVRLLVRRGCQMPSVSNLTLDQISIRPIGEGTPQRHLLKLDEMGVHPKKHPKVRFSILLNCCSSKKRYL; translated from the exons ATGGCTACAAAAACAGATGATGCAGCATCAGTTGACAATACAAATGatg gaGAAAGTATGGATAAGGAAATATTAACTCTTGCTAGTAATGATGAAAGAAATCACCGTATCCCAccaacatatatgtataatacaggATCTGAACAAAGTACCGGTACCTTGGATCAAGAACAAGGTGGAATTAATCGTAATCAAGCTACTGAAGATCAACTTGGACCTTTGCCACCAAATTGGGAAAAGGCTTTTACAGATACTGgagaagtatattttataga CCATAATACAGGAACATCTCATTGGTTGGATCCACGATTGTCAAAATTTCAGAAAAGATCTTTGGAAGAATGTCTAGATGATGAATTACCATATGGATGGGAAAAAATAGATGATACTCTTTATGGGACATATTTTATTGATCATGTAAATCGTAGGACACAATATGAAAATCCGGTTCTGCAAGCAAAGCGAGCACAACAAAATTTGATTGATAGAAAGAGTCCAAATTTTACAAGAAATCCAGACAAATTAAAGGGTCAAAGAATAAGAACTACTTTAATAAAAAGTGCAAGAGGGTTAGGTTTTACTATAGTTGGTGGAGATGATACCGTGGAAGAAtttcttcaaataaaaagTGTTGTACCAAATGGTCCAGCATGGTTGGATGGAAAACTACAAACGG gTGATGTATtggtatatgtaaataatacatGTGTGTTGGGATTCACTCACAATGAAATGGTAAATGTGTTTAAATCAATTGGGAGTGGTGAAACTGTTACACTAGAAGTATGTAGAGGTTATCCACTACCATTTGATCCAAATGATCCAAATACTGAAGTTGTTACTACGATAGCAGTTAATGCGCCAG acgtTTTAACCGAAGAACCAGGCATGTACATGGATTTAGGACCTCCTTTACAATCAAATTCACGTTTCAATTTTCTAGATTCTACATTTTTGCCAGTACATAATCTGCAGAATGGTGAAAATCTTGCTACAACATCTGTGAATTCTATGCCTGACCTTTGCATTTCAgacaaaattaatacaattaagcGACCAAGTAGTACAGATATTCTTTTGTCAGAAAATAGTGAAATTAATGAATGTAAAGACTCTCCAGTGTCTTCCAAATCAGAATTTCTGAGTATTGCTATAGTAAAAGGAGCAATGGGATTTGGTTTTACTATAGCAGATTCTGCACATGGtcaaaaagttaaaaagataTTGGATCGCCAACGTTGTAAGAATTTGATGGAAGGTGATATATTGGTTAGTATAAATGATATCAATGTAAGGAATATGTGTCACTCAGAAGTTGTCCAAGTATTAAAAGATTGTCCACGCAATGAAGAAGCGCTTGTTCACGTTCAAAGGACCACAAtgaaatctaaagaaaaaaaggaaaaaaacactCAAGATTTTTTCAGAAGTAAGACTCCTACTGCAGATATTTACAGTACTCAATCTAAAACAATAATACCTAGTAGACCAAAAACACCATTAATAGATACAAGAAGTCATCCTAAATCTCCTACAGCAACAAGTAGACCAAACTGGAATGAAGTACAAAGTGAAAATGAATTGAATCCACTTGATAcccgatataaatattctgaATATAGTCATAGCATGTATTATAGTGATCCATATAAAGCAAACATTACGAACTTAACAGACAGCTTTGCTACCATGACAAATTTGGATGATGAATCTGTAAGAAATGTTACAAAACATGATTGGGTGACAAATGATAAactgaatataaataatgactTATATTCAATTAACATTTCTCatcatgaaaatatattaaaacaaaatggaaGTATACATTCCGattattataaagatttatacgCCGTACAATCGCATTCCCAATATAATGAAACAGATTATAATGTTTACTCAATTGGTCAAGAACAAAATGTTGACACTGGTGAAATTTGGGATAAGCGAAAGGAAACTACTAGTTTTGAACATGAACAACCACATTCCAGTTCTATAGCAcg GTATCCACAGTATAGTAATGAATTGGTCTGCCCAATTGTACCTGATATAGAATGGATTGAAACACTTGTGACATTAGTCAGACAAGATACAGGGTTTGGATTTAGAATAGTGGGTGGTACAGAAGAGGGATCTCAG CAGGTTTCTGTTGGTCATATTGTACCTGGTGGTGCAGCAGATCTTGATAACAGACTGAATACAGGCGATTTAATTATGTCTGTTGATGGAGAAAGTGTAATGAATTCTTCACACCATCATGTAGTGCAATTAATGATAGCTGCAGCTCAAAATGGCCGAGTTACTTTGGGAATACGTCGCCGTATTAATACTCAAGAGCATTTACAAGATAATCTCCAAGCttcaaatgatataataattcatagtAGACAAATGAATCTCCAATATCCTTATGATGTGACAGTTACTAGAATGGAAAATGAAGGATTTggttttgtaattatatcgtCGGTTAATAAAGCTGGCTCTACGATTGGTAGAATAATTGAAGGATCTCCGGCGGAACGGTGTGGACGATTAAATGTTGGAGATCATATATTAGCTGTTAATCATGTTGATATAACAAATGTATGTCATAAAGATATCGTGAATCTAATCAAAGATTCTGGATATTCTGTGACATTAACAATTGGTTATCCTCTTGATGATTGTTGTAGCAGTACATCTTTATCTCAAAAG GATGAACCAACAGGAGAAGGAGATGGAGGTCAATATCATGCTGTTGAATTAACCCGTGGCACTCGAGGATTTGGATTTAGTATACGTGGCGGGCGCGAATTTCAGAATATGCCACTGTTTGTGTTGCAAATTGCTGAAAATGGACCTGCAtctatcgataatcgattgaGG GTTGGTGatcaaataatcgaaataaatggtATCAATACTAAAAATATGACACACACTGAAGcgattgaaattattcgtaatGGTGGTCCTTCGGTTCGCCTGTTAGTACGACGTGGCTGTCAAATGCCATCAGTG AGTAATCTCACACTCGACCAAATAAGTATTCGACCAATTGGTGAGGGCACCCCACAAAGGcatttattgaaattagaCGAGATGGGTGTGCACCCTAAAAAACATCCGAAAGTTcgattttccattttattgaACTGCTGTTCATCTAAAAAGAGATATCTATAG